One region of Manis pentadactyla isolate mManPen7 chromosome 9, mManPen7.hap1, whole genome shotgun sequence genomic DNA includes:
- the OMP gene encoding olfactory marker protein has product MAEDGPKQPQLDMPLVLDKDLTKQMRLRVESLKQRGEKRQDGEKLLRPAESVYRLDFTQQQKLHFERWDVVLDKPGKVTITGTSQNWTPDLTNLMTRQLLEPAAVFWRKEDSDAMDWNGADAQEFGERLSELARIRKAMYFLIAFGEGVGPDDLKASVVFTQL; this is encoded by the coding sequence ATGGCAGAGGACGGGCCGAAGCAGCCACAGCTCGACATGCCCCTGGTCCTGGACAAGGACCTGACCAAGCAGATGCGGCTGCGCGTGGAGAGCCTAAAGCAGCGGGGGGAGAAGCGCCAGGACGGCGAGAAGCTGCTGCGGCCGGCCGAGTCCGTGTACCGCCTTGACTTCACCCAGCAGCAGAAGCTGCATTTTGAGCGCTGGGATGTCGTGCTGGACAAGCCAGGCAAGGTCACCATCACAGGCACCTCCCAGAACTGGACGCCCGACCTCACCAACCTCATGACCCGCCAGCTGCTGGAGCCTGCTGCTGTCTTCTGGCGCAAGGAGGACTCGGATGCCATGGATTGGAATGGGGCCGATGCCCAGGAGTTCGGGGAGCGCCTGTCTGAGCTGGCCAGGATCCGCAAGGCCATGTACTTCCTCATCGCCTTCGGCGAGGGCGTCGGGCCTGATGACCTCAAGGCCTCCGTGGTCTTCACCCAGCTCTGA